From the Luteolibacter arcticus genome, one window contains:
- the galE gene encoding UDP-glucose 4-epimerase GalE, with protein sequence MSAPVLVTGGAGYIGSHTVRLLASQGRKVVVLDNLVYGHREAIVDEGVDLVVGDVGDRKLLEELFTKHAFGAVVHFAAYAYVGESVTDPLKYYRNNTAEPLTMLEVMQAHGCKSFVFSSTCATYGVPESIPISESNPQNPINPYGRSKLMLEWVLADCDRAWGLKSACLRYFNASGCADDGLIGEDHDPETHLIPRVLMAVTGEISHVDVFGTDYPTPDGTGVRDYIHVADLASAHAKAIDHLTAGGDSVRCNLGTGVGVSVKEIISAVEEVTGKTVPVQYGPRRAGDPPQLLADPRLAKEVLGWVAEHRDVRDMVRSAWAWMDGPKKGRYSA encoded by the coding sequence ATGTCTGCCCCTGTTCTCGTCACTGGAGGAGCCGGATACATCGGCTCCCACACCGTCCGCCTGCTCGCTTCGCAAGGCCGGAAAGTCGTCGTCCTCGACAATCTCGTTTACGGGCACCGCGAGGCAATCGTGGATGAGGGAGTAGATCTGGTCGTCGGCGATGTGGGGGACCGCAAGCTGCTTGAGGAGCTTTTCACCAAGCACGCCTTCGGGGCCGTGGTCCATTTCGCCGCCTACGCCTACGTCGGCGAGTCGGTGACCGACCCGCTGAAGTACTACCGCAACAACACCGCCGAGCCGCTGACCATGCTCGAGGTGATGCAGGCCCACGGTTGCAAGAGCTTCGTCTTTTCCTCCACCTGCGCGACCTACGGGGTGCCGGAGAGCATCCCGATTTCCGAAAGCAATCCGCAGAATCCGATCAACCCCTACGGCCGCAGCAAGCTGATGCTGGAGTGGGTGCTCGCCGACTGCGACCGCGCCTGGGGCCTCAAGAGCGCCTGCCTCCGCTACTTCAATGCAAGCGGCTGCGCCGATGACGGCCTGATCGGCGAGGACCACGACCCGGAGACCCACCTGATCCCGCGCGTGCTGATGGCGGTGACGGGGGAAATCTCGCACGTCGATGTCTTCGGCACCGATTACCCGACCCCCGACGGCACCGGCGTCCGCGACTACATCCACGTGGCCGATCTCGCCTCCGCCCACGCCAAGGCGATCGACCACCTCACCGCTGGCGGCGACTCCGTCCGCTGCAACCTCGGCACCGGTGTCGGGGTCTCGGTGAAGGAGATCATTTCCGCGGTGGAAGAGGTCACCGGCAAGACGGTGCCCGTCCAGTATGGCCCGCGCCGCGCTGGGGATCCGCCGCAGTTGCTGGCCGACCCGCGCCTTGCCAAAGAGGTCCTCGGCTGGGTGGCCGAGCACCGCGATGTCCGCGACATGGTCCGCTCCGCCTGGGCATGGATGGACGGGCCGAAGAAGGGACGCTACAGCGCCTGA
- a CDS encoding glycoside hydrolase family 31 protein — protein MNPLFCRMAALAALMTATHAAPLVTAGKPAELSIRVTGDRALRVTLKPLDFKPELPVNPALLDRTDEPVIRIQEIDRPREIAAGVLKVSLKPDPLTIRVTSADGVLIQELAFQNDGSVSFPLDGQPVLGLGEGGPLPGKDWRNAPVEFDRRGRFDGMQPRWQSDAYGSRNPVALLAGTGGWGLWFATPWGKIDLSKPDTGKFIPIEAKDPKAMRQSHGNQQLQLGKGIPPMETFVPGLLDVFIFDSRDPAVFMNNLAALSGRAAMPPKWALGYMQSHRTLEDDAQMLGIVDTFREKRIPLDAVIYLGTGFTPRGWNKPQPSFEFNPAIFKRNPAAFIADVHQRNAKVVLHMVPWDRDRIPMLDDSRLGSYWKEHEALVKAGVDGWWPDEGDWFDLHERFKRHQLYHEGPLSTQPELRPWSLHRNGHLGIARWGGWVWSGDTQSTWKSLEAQIAVGLNHSLSLSPFWGSDLGGFFSTPELTGELYARWFQFAAFCPSFRAHGRTWWTRLPWGWGLDSLGPVEDKEPPKLSELNNPAIEPIVRKYAELRYQLLSYNYTLAWQARETGLPMMRALWLHYPGDAKARGIGSEYLWGRDLLVAPVFEKGATSRDIYLPEGQWYDFWSGELQQGGRSINRTIDLATMPIYAKAGAILPLDPVRQYTGEEVKEPLTIRIYRGTDGSALLYHDDGSSNGYLKGESSVTSLKWDDQAAKLTIEPRISPDHRLTQPQKLRIELVPGGKEKQVEYSGEALAIDFK, from the coding sequence ATGAATCCCCTCTTCTGCCGGATGGCGGCTCTTGCCGCGCTCATGACCGCCACCCATGCTGCGCCCTTGGTAACCGCGGGAAAGCCCGCCGAGCTGAGCATCCGGGTCACCGGCGACCGGGCCCTGCGCGTCACGCTGAAGCCACTCGATTTCAAGCCGGAACTCCCGGTGAATCCGGCATTGTTAGACCGGACGGATGAACCGGTGATCCGGATTCAGGAGATCGATCGCCCGCGGGAAATCGCGGCTGGCGTTCTCAAGGTCTCGTTGAAGCCCGATCCCCTCACCATCCGCGTCACCTCGGCCGATGGCGTCCTGATCCAGGAACTGGCGTTCCAGAATGACGGCAGCGTTTCCTTCCCACTCGATGGCCAGCCGGTGCTCGGTCTCGGCGAAGGCGGCCCGCTGCCCGGCAAGGACTGGCGCAATGCCCCGGTGGAGTTTGACCGGCGCGGGCGCTTCGACGGCATGCAGCCCCGCTGGCAATCCGACGCCTATGGCTCGCGCAATCCCGTCGCCCTGCTCGCCGGCACCGGCGGCTGGGGGCTGTGGTTCGCGACGCCGTGGGGAAAGATCGATCTCTCGAAGCCCGACACCGGCAAGTTCATCCCCATCGAAGCGAAGGACCCCAAGGCCATGCGCCAGTCGCACGGCAACCAGCAACTCCAGCTCGGCAAAGGCATCCCGCCGATGGAGACCTTCGTTCCCGGCCTGCTCGATGTCTTCATCTTCGACTCGCGCGACCCGGCCGTTTTCATGAACAACCTCGCCGCGCTTAGCGGTCGTGCAGCAATGCCGCCGAAGTGGGCGCTCGGCTACATGCAGTCCCACCGGACGCTGGAGGACGACGCGCAGATGCTGGGAATTGTCGATACCTTCCGCGAGAAGCGCATCCCGCTCGATGCGGTGATCTATCTCGGTACCGGCTTCACCCCGCGCGGTTGGAACAAGCCGCAGCCGTCCTTCGAATTCAACCCCGCGATCTTCAAGCGCAACCCGGCGGCATTCATCGCCGACGTGCACCAGCGCAACGCCAAGGTCGTGCTCCACATGGTGCCGTGGGACCGCGACCGCATCCCGATGTTAGACGACTCGCGCCTTGGCAGCTATTGGAAGGAGCACGAGGCGCTCGTGAAGGCCGGCGTGGACGGCTGGTGGCCGGACGAGGGCGATTGGTTCGACCTGCATGAGCGATTCAAGCGCCACCAACTCTACCACGAAGGCCCGCTTTCCACACAGCCGGAACTCCGGCCATGGAGCCTGCACCGCAATGGCCACCTCGGCATCGCGCGGTGGGGCGGCTGGGTCTGGTCGGGGGACACGCAATCGACCTGGAAGAGCCTCGAAGCGCAGATCGCGGTCGGCCTCAATCACTCGCTCAGCCTATCGCCATTCTGGGGCTCGGACCTCGGCGGCTTCTTTTCTACCCCGGAGCTGACCGGCGAGCTGTATGCGCGCTGGTTCCAGTTCGCGGCCTTCTGTCCTTCGTTCCGCGCGCATGGCCGGACCTGGTGGACCCGGCTACCGTGGGGCTGGGGACTCGATTCGCTCGGTCCCGTCGAGGACAAGGAACCGCCGAAGCTTTCGGAGCTGAACAACCCGGCAATCGAGCCGATCGTGCGGAAATACGCGGAGTTGCGTTACCAACTGCTCTCCTATAACTACACGCTGGCCTGGCAAGCTCGTGAGACCGGCTTGCCGATGATGCGCGCCCTGTGGCTGCACTACCCCGGCGATGCGAAAGCCCGCGGCATCGGCAGCGAGTATCTGTGGGGCCGCGACCTGCTCGTCGCACCGGTTTTCGAAAAAGGAGCCACCAGCCGCGACATCTATCTACCGGAGGGCCAGTGGTATGACTTTTGGTCCGGCGAGTTGCAGCAGGGTGGCCGTAGCATAAACCGGACGATCGATCTGGCGACCATGCCGATCTATGCGAAGGCTGGCGCGATTCTGCCGCTCGATCCGGTCCGGCAATACACCGGCGAGGAGGTGAAGGAGCCGCTCACGATCCGGATCTACCGCGGTACCGATGGCTCCGCGCTGCTCTATCACGACGACGGCAGCAGCAATGGCTACCTCAAAGGCGAATCCTCGGTGACCTCCCTCAAGTGGGATGACCAGGCGGCGAAGCTCACCATTGAGCCGCGTATTTCTCCCGATCACCGGCTGACGCAGCCGCAAAAGCTCCGCATCGAGCTGGTTCCGGGCGGAAAAGAGAAGCAGGTCGAGTATTCGGGTGAGGCGCTGGCGATTGATTTCAAGTGA
- a CDS encoding efflux transporter outer membrane subunit: MSFPARLAACTATLLVVLPGCRVTPAQGPEVTLPVSWRNAAGFPTASPDRDLSTWWSSFGDPQMTRLIREALAGNRDLASAIARVRQAQAQRDAQRASLFPSVDYDGSRSSGKTWNDGSADRSSTSYSAGLSASWEADFFGKNRQAVLAASAEVETAKENLYSAQSSLASEVALAYLDLRSAEERLAIVKRSLTTREETTQLASWRAQAGEIDQLELRQAESSLETARSQISSQEQNIAQTRNRLALLCGRAPGGVSTGSGDIPSPARRLAVGIPADTIRQRPDVRAAGYQWVAAVARTKVAEAERLPSLRLSGSLGIDSLTSDKLFSPASTATGLVAGLSGPIFDAGRIRANIVAQGAVEEQALLSYESSVLTALSEVEDALIACRRTGERLTTLQKAAASAKQASTLASQKYRAGVIDITTVLDTQRSDLALEETVAAVKADRAAAHIQLYKALGGGWSAGS; encoded by the coding sequence ATGAGTTTCCCCGCCCGCCTCGCTGCATGCACCGCGACGCTGCTCGTCGTGTTGCCGGGATGCCGCGTCACGCCCGCCCAAGGCCCGGAGGTCACGCTGCCGGTTTCCTGGAGAAATGCGGCCGGGTTCCCGACGGCCTCGCCCGACCGCGACCTTTCGACCTGGTGGTCGTCCTTCGGCGATCCGCAGATGACCCGGCTGATCCGCGAGGCCTTGGCAGGCAACCGCGATCTCGCCTCCGCCATCGCCCGGGTCCGCCAGGCACAGGCACAACGGGATGCCCAGCGCGCCTCGCTTTTCCCATCGGTGGACTACGATGGTTCCCGTAGTTCGGGAAAAACTTGGAACGATGGCAGCGCAGACCGTTCAAGCACCTCTTACTCGGCAGGCTTGAGCGCTTCATGGGAAGCCGACTTCTTCGGAAAGAACCGCCAGGCAGTGCTCGCAGCCTCCGCGGAGGTGGAGACCGCGAAGGAGAACCTCTACTCGGCCCAGTCCTCGCTGGCCTCGGAGGTGGCGCTCGCCTACCTCGACCTGCGGTCCGCAGAAGAGCGGCTGGCGATCGTGAAGCGCAGCCTCACCACCCGCGAGGAAACCACGCAGCTCGCCTCATGGCGCGCACAGGCCGGCGAGATCGATCAACTGGAACTCCGCCAAGCCGAGTCGAGCCTTGAGACCGCTCGCTCGCAGATTTCATCGCAGGAGCAAAACATCGCACAAACCCGGAACCGCTTGGCGCTGCTGTGCGGCCGGGCTCCCGGCGGAGTGTCCACCGGCTCCGGCGACATCCCCTCGCCTGCCCGCCGTCTCGCGGTCGGCATTCCCGCCGATACCATCCGCCAGCGCCCCGACGTCCGCGCCGCCGGCTACCAATGGGTCGCCGCCGTGGCACGCACCAAGGTCGCGGAAGCCGAGCGACTGCCGAGCCTCCGGCTGTCCGGCTCGCTCGGCATCGACTCACTGACGAGCGACAAGCTCTTCAGTCCCGCATCGACCGCCACCGGTCTCGTCGCCGGCCTCTCCGGCCCGATCTTCGATGCCGGCCGCATCCGCGCGAACATCGTGGCACAAGGCGCGGTCGAGGAACAGGCGCTGCTTTCCTACGAATCCTCCGTTCTAACAGCTCTCTCGGAAGTGGAAGACGCGCTCATCGCCTGCCGCCGCACCGGGGAGCGCCTGACCACGCTGCAGAAGGCCGCCGCCTCGGCGAAGCAAGCCTCCACGCTGGCGAGCCAGAAGTATCGCGCCGGGGTCATTGACATCACCACCGTGCTCGATACCCAGCGCAGCGACCTCGCGCTTGAGGAAACCGTGGCCGCGGTGAAAGCCGACCGCGCCGCCGCCCATATCCAACTCTACAAGGCACTCGGCGGCGGTTGGTCCGCCGGTTCCTGA
- a CDS encoding efflux RND transporter periplasmic adaptor subunit — MKPSDSSQDLVAVLDGGRSRPIRKWILIAVGLAAVGGGAYYYFNKNGKAVTGPEYVTEPLERGEISIEITATGTLAPTNQVIVGSELSGTIAEVFVDTNDTVTKGQQLAKLDTIKLVQQTERTRATLLSAKARVAQAEATLRESVASHDRALELHKLSGGQTPSKADMDTSQATMERSQADLESAKASVAEAEANVKSNERDLEKAVIRSPVNGTILLRKLEVGQTVAASFTAPELFTIAEDLRKMELVVAVAESDIGRVDKGQAVEFEVSAWPKRTYNASVKKVFYGSTLTNNVVTYSTELEVNNDDLSLRPGMTATADIFIERKKDIFTVPDSALRFDPVAAAKLGKPEEGGRTIVQQLSPGGGRRFGRGSGAPPPGGPEKKGASVWVLQDGKPVEVKVTTGLTDGSQTEITGEGLSEGADIIVSAKPPAKS; from the coding sequence ATGAAGCCATCCGATTCATCGCAAGACCTTGTTGCAGTACTCGACGGCGGCCGATCCCGGCCGATCCGCAAGTGGATCCTCATAGCCGTGGGACTCGCCGCGGTGGGAGGCGGCGCATACTACTACTTCAATAAAAATGGCAAGGCCGTCACCGGACCGGAATACGTGACAGAGCCCTTGGAGCGCGGCGAAATCTCCATCGAGATCACTGCCACCGGCACCCTTGCCCCGACGAACCAAGTCATTGTCGGCAGCGAACTCTCCGGCACCATCGCCGAGGTCTTCGTGGATACCAACGACACCGTGACCAAGGGCCAGCAGCTTGCGAAGCTGGACACCATCAAGCTGGTCCAGCAAACCGAGCGCACCCGCGCCACGCTGCTCTCGGCCAAGGCCCGCGTGGCCCAGGCGGAGGCGACTCTTCGCGAAAGCGTCGCCTCCCACGACCGGGCCCTGGAGCTTCACAAGCTGAGCGGCGGCCAGACGCCATCGAAGGCGGACATGGATACCTCGCAGGCCACCATGGAACGCTCGCAGGCGGACCTCGAAAGCGCGAAGGCCTCCGTGGCCGAGGCGGAAGCAAACGTGAAGTCGAACGAGCGCGACCTCGAGAAGGCGGTCATCCGCTCGCCCGTCAATGGCACCATCCTGCTGCGCAAGCTGGAGGTCGGCCAGACCGTTGCCGCGTCCTTCACCGCGCCGGAGCTTTTCACCATCGCGGAAGACTTGCGCAAGATGGAACTCGTGGTCGCCGTGGCAGAGTCCGACATCGGGCGCGTCGACAAGGGCCAGGCCGTCGAGTTCGAGGTGTCCGCCTGGCCGAAGCGCACCTACAACGCCTCGGTGAAGAAGGTCTTCTACGGCTCCACGCTCACCAACAACGTGGTCACTTACAGCACGGAGCTGGAAGTGAACAACGACGACCTGAGCCTGCGGCCCGGTATGACCGCCACCGCCGACATTTTCATCGAGCGCAAGAAGGACATCTTCACCGTGCCAGATTCCGCACTACGCTTCGATCCCGTGGCCGCGGCGAAACTTGGCAAGCCCGAGGAAGGAGGCCGTACTATCGTCCAGCAACTCTCGCCGGGCGGCGGACGCCGCTTCGGCCGCGGCTCGGGCGCTCCGCCTCCCGGCGGCCCGGAGAAGAAGGGTGCCAGCGTCTGGGTTCTGCAGGATGGCAAGCCGGTCGAAGTCAAGGTCACCACAGGCCTCACCGACGGCAGCCAGACCGAGATTACCGGCGAAGGACTTTCCGAAGGCGCGGACATCATCGTGAGTGCCAAGCCCCCGGCGAAGTCATGA
- a CDS encoding ABC transporter ATP-binding protein yields MSNLIELRSLTKTYGRGDAAFQALRGVDMDIAKGEFLAVMGPSGSGKSTLMNLLGCLDTPTTGNYRFEGIGVETLNKDQRSLLRRTALGFIFQGFNLLARTSALENVELPLLYRGYSRKQRHEMARKALASVGLPDKERNTPAELSGGQQQRVAIARAIVTNPDTLFADEPTGNLDSKTTHEVMELLCRLNEDLGITVIMVTHEDEVAHFAKRIVHVRDGLIGSDELNSNRTPRTR; encoded by the coding sequence ATGAGCAACCTGATCGAACTGCGCAGCCTAACCAAGACCTATGGACGCGGGGATGCCGCGTTCCAGGCTCTTCGTGGCGTGGACATGGACATCGCCAAGGGCGAATTCCTCGCGGTCATGGGTCCCAGCGGCTCGGGAAAATCGACGCTGATGAATTTGTTAGGCTGCCTCGACACCCCGACCACCGGCAACTACCGCTTCGAAGGGATCGGCGTGGAGACGCTCAATAAGGACCAGCGTTCCTTGCTCCGCCGCACCGCGCTCGGCTTCATTTTCCAAGGCTTCAACCTGCTCGCCCGCACCTCTGCATTGGAGAATGTGGAGCTGCCCCTGCTCTACCGCGGCTACTCGCGGAAACAGCGCCACGAGATGGCGCGCAAGGCGCTCGCCAGCGTCGGCCTGCCCGACAAGGAGCGCAACACGCCGGCCGAGCTCTCCGGTGGCCAGCAACAGCGCGTCGCCATCGCCCGCGCGATCGTGACCAATCCGGACACCCTTTTCGCCGACGAACCGACCGGCAACCTGGACTCCAAGACCACGCACGAGGTCATGGAACTCCTGTGCCGGCTGAATGAGGACCTCGGCATCACCGTCATCATGGTCACCCACGAGGACGAGGTGGCGCACTTCGCCAAGCGCATCGTCCACGTCCGCGACGGATTGATCGGCTCGGATGAACTCAACTCCAACCGTACCCCTCGCACCCGATAA
- a CDS encoding ABC transporter permease encodes MFWNAFIIALREIRRNLTRAFLTVIGVVIGVAAVVTLVTLGRGATETVKAQIEKVGSNLLTLRPGQGWGPQSAPLFSQDDVEVIRQQIPGIRAVAPMANTSVQAIAGEEARQTDIQGTTPEYFPIGNWDIADGRFFTDEEVVDGATVAVIGETIRKELFPKGDAIGQKIRVSSTAVTVIGVTVAKGQAGWGDDLDDNIIIPITTLQRRLNGQMSKQNLGQIMISTEDGYPSEAVVADLNSMMRERRHLGRNQQNNFSAFDSRQIADAVSSSTQVMTSLLAAVAGVSLLVGGIGIMNIMLVSVTERTREIGIRMAIGARAREVMLQFLVEAVTLSCVGGLCGIALAYGLCVWLAKLVGAPFTFDPKINGIAFIFSAAIGILFGFMPARRAAALDPIEALRHE; translated from the coding sequence ATGTTCTGGAACGCCTTCATCATCGCGCTCCGCGAGATCCGCCGGAATCTGACGCGCGCCTTCCTCACCGTGATCGGCGTGGTCATCGGCGTCGCTGCCGTGGTCACCCTCGTCACGCTCGGCCGCGGGGCCACGGAGACGGTGAAAGCCCAGATCGAGAAGGTGGGCAGCAACCTGCTCACACTGCGCCCGGGGCAAGGCTGGGGTCCGCAATCCGCACCGCTTTTCAGCCAGGACGATGTCGAAGTCATCCGGCAGCAGATCCCCGGTATCCGGGCGGTGGCACCGATGGCGAATACCAGCGTGCAGGCCATCGCCGGGGAAGAGGCGCGGCAAACCGACATCCAGGGGACCACGCCGGAATACTTCCCGATCGGCAACTGGGACATCGCCGACGGCCGCTTCTTCACTGATGAGGAAGTCGTGGATGGCGCAACTGTCGCCGTGATTGGCGAGACCATCCGCAAGGAGCTTTTCCCGAAGGGCGATGCCATCGGCCAGAAGATCCGCGTGTCGAGCACCGCCGTCACCGTGATCGGCGTGACTGTCGCGAAGGGCCAGGCGGGCTGGGGTGACGACCTCGACGACAACATCATCATCCCCATCACCACCCTGCAGCGCAGGCTGAATGGTCAGATGTCGAAGCAGAACCTCGGCCAGATCATGATCTCCACCGAGGACGGCTACCCCAGCGAAGCGGTGGTCGCAGACCTGAACTCCATGATGCGGGAACGACGCCACCTCGGCCGCAACCAGCAGAACAATTTCTCCGCCTTCGACAGCCGCCAGATCGCGGACGCGGTCAGCTCCAGCACCCAGGTGATGACCTCGCTGTTAGCCGCGGTGGCCGGTGTCAGCCTTCTGGTAGGCGGGATCGGCATCATGAATATCATGCTGGTCTCGGTGACCGAGCGGACACGTGAAATCGGCATCCGCATGGCCATCGGCGCGCGGGCTCGCGAAGTGATGCTCCAGTTCCTGGTGGAGGCGGTGACCCTCTCATGCGTCGGCGGACTGTGCGGCATCGCATTGGCCTACGGACTTTGCGTCTGGCTGGCCAAGCTCGTAGGCGCGCCCTTCACCTTCGATCCCAAGATCAACGGCATCGCCTTCATTTTCTCCGCCGCTATCGGCATCCTCTTCGGCTTCATGCCCGCGCGACGGGCCGCCGCGCTCGATCCGATCGAAGCGCTCCGGCATGAATAG
- a CDS encoding response regulator transcription factor: MRLLVIEDDPLLLHSLSEGLREELYAIDTAADGKEGLEKARATDYDCIVLDGMLPGIDGWELLARLRREKKTPVLMLTARDAVPDRIRGLDAGADDYLTKPFDFEELLARLRALIRRSSGLGTSLLEIGGVEVDTAARTVRSGGEAVSLTPREYGLVEYLALHRGSVVSRTELYEHLFDESDDTLSNLLDVHVSNVRKKLGATFISTRRGHGYSIE; the protein is encoded by the coding sequence GTGCGCCTGCTGGTCATCGAGGACGATCCACTGCTGCTCCACAGCCTGAGCGAAGGGCTGCGGGAGGAGCTGTATGCGATCGATACCGCGGCCGATGGCAAGGAAGGCTTGGAGAAAGCCCGCGCGACGGACTACGACTGCATCGTGCTGGATGGCATGCTGCCGGGCATCGACGGCTGGGAGCTGCTGGCCAGGCTGCGGCGCGAGAAGAAGACTCCGGTATTGATGCTCACCGCCCGTGATGCCGTGCCCGATCGCATCCGCGGCCTCGATGCGGGAGCGGATGACTACCTGACCAAGCCCTTCGATTTCGAGGAACTGCTGGCCCGTCTGCGCGCCTTGATCCGCCGCAGCTCGGGGCTGGGGACGAGTTTGTTAGAGATCGGTGGCGTGGAGGTCGATACGGCGGCGCGCACCGTCCGCAGTGGCGGAGAGGCCGTTTCGCTCACGCCGCGTGAATACGGCCTGGTCGAGTATCTTGCGCTTCACCGCGGCAGCGTGGTCAGCCGCACGGAACTCTATGAGCATCTCTTCGACGAAAGCGACGACACGCTTTCCAACCTGCTCGACGTCCACGTTTCGAACGTCCGCAAGAAGCTCGGCGCGACCTTCATATCCACCCGCCGCGGACACGGCTACAGCATCGAATGA
- a CDS encoding sensor histidine kinase, protein MKRLFQSVRWRLLLWYALILLALVTGLCLLSYRLAANDRTGQIDREIRNFQGTFFRSLFASRPLPNKNDPPSFDEIRDRLRNPGELSAFPPELHALFEGGEGGSYLAFWDSDGSPLFISANAPVHLCPPKPNKDGSTQYIEKANRREHHRTNPTGISSITGRDISAEQKELRNFGLLLALGGGAVWLAGLGGGWWLAGRALKPIDTIGRTASRIAAGNLDERIQIANTDNELDRLGHVLNDTFERLSAAIERQKRFTADASHELRTPVTIILSETQRALKREREPEQYREILGNCRTAAERMRALVESLLVLARQDLPTSGAEPVTCDLADIATGVADLLQPLADEHSITVRRELSPAPLKGDPHSLAMVVQNLLSNALVHPPSGSTVVLKTSASAEGTVLEVSDNGPGIATEHLPRLFDRFYRADSARGQINGHTGLGLAIAKTIVENHGGGIDVESSQGTTFRVVLP, encoded by the coding sequence ATGAAGCGGCTCTTCCAATCGGTCCGCTGGCGGCTGCTGCTGTGGTATGCGCTGATCCTGCTGGCCTTGGTCACCGGGCTGTGCCTGCTTTCCTACCGGCTGGCGGCGAACGACCGCACCGGCCAGATCGACCGGGAGATCCGCAATTTCCAAGGGACCTTCTTCCGCAGCCTCTTCGCCTCGCGACCGCTGCCGAACAAGAACGACCCGCCGAGCTTCGACGAGATCCGCGACCGCCTGCGCAATCCCGGCGAGCTCTCGGCATTCCCGCCGGAACTCCACGCGCTCTTCGAGGGCGGCGAAGGCGGCTCCTACCTCGCCTTCTGGGACAGCGATGGCTCGCCCCTTTTCATCTCGGCGAATGCCCCGGTACATCTCTGCCCGCCCAAGCCTAATAAGGACGGCTCCACACAATACATCGAGAAAGCCAACCGCCGGGAGCACCACCGCACCAATCCCACCGGCATCAGTTCGATCACCGGCCGCGATATCAGCGCGGAGCAAAAGGAGCTGCGGAATTTCGGCCTGCTGCTCGCCCTCGGTGGTGGCGCGGTGTGGCTCGCCGGCCTCGGCGGCGGCTGGTGGCTGGCAGGCCGCGCGCTCAAGCCAATCGATACCATCGGCCGCACCGCCTCGCGCATCGCGGCAGGTAATCTCGACGAGCGCATCCAGATCGCCAATACCGACAACGAGCTCGACCGACTCGGCCACGTGCTGAACGACACCTTCGAGCGTCTCTCCGCGGCGATCGAACGACAGAAGCGTTTCACCGCCGATGCATCGCACGAGCTGCGCACGCCGGTCACGATCATCCTCTCGGAAACCCAGCGGGCGCTGAAACGCGAGCGCGAGCCGGAGCAGTATCGCGAGATCCTCGGCAACTGCCGCACCGCCGCCGAGCGCATGCGCGCGCTGGTGGAATCGCTGCTGGTGCTGGCACGCCAGGACCTGCCGACCTCCGGCGCTGAGCCGGTGACCTGCGACCTCGCCGACATTGCGACCGGAGTCGCCGACCTGCTGCAACCACTCGCCGACGAGCACTCGATCACCGTGCGGCGCGAGCTTTCCCCCGCCCCGCTCAAGGGCGACCCGCACTCGCTGGCGATGGTCGTGCAAAACCTCCTCTCGAACGCACTCGTCCATCCCCCGTCGGGCAGCACCGTCGTCCTGAAAACCTCCGCAAGCGCGGAGGGAACCGTGCTGGAAGTCTCCGACAATGGCCCCGGCATCGCGACCGAGCACTTGCCGCGCTTGTTCGACCGCTTTTACCGCGCCGACTCCGCACGCGGCCAAATCAACGGCCACACCGGTCTCGGCCTGGCGATCGCCAAGACCATCGTCGAGAACCACGGCGGCGGGATCGACGTGGAAAGCAGCCAGGGCACGACTTTCCGGGTCGTGCTCCCGTAG